GGCGACGCTGCGGGCCGAAACAGAAGACGGTGTCCGCGGGCGCGACGGCGACCCGCGACGTTATGCGGTCCGCGGCTCCTTCGCCTTGGGGCGGAGGTTCCCGTAGCCGCACTTGCGACAGTTCTCCGCGCGCTGGGGGTTGCGAGCGTTGCACCGCATGCAGATGAGCTTGTTGAGCGTGCGGCGCTCGGCCGCGTCGAATTGAGCCATACGTGTGGGAAGCGGCGCCGTGCGTGTTAACGGTTGCGAGTCGGATCCGGGCCGTCGCTGCGACGTGCGGGGGCCTTACGCGCCGGCCTGCGCGAGCGCCTCCTCCAGGTCCTCGCGCTGGGTGACGCCGACGAACCGGTCGACGACGCCGTCGTCGTTCTCGACGATGAGGGTGGGAAGCGAGCGCACCTGGTACTGGTTCGCGATCTCCTGTTCCTCCTCGACGTCGACCTTCTCGAAGTCCACGTCGGGATAGTCCTCCTCGAGCTCGTCGAGGATCGGGTCCTGGGTCTTACAGGGGCCACACCAGTCCGCGTAGAAGTCCTTGAGTCGGACGCTCATACCGACCGCCCGTTGCG
This genomic stretch from Halobaculum roseum harbors:
- a CDS encoding 50S ribosomal protein L40e; protein product: MAQFDAAERRTLNKLICMRCNARNPQRAENCRKCGYGNLRPKAKEPRTA
- a CDS encoding thioredoxin family protein; this encodes MSVRLKDFYADWCGPCKTQDPILDELEEDYPDVDFEKVDVEEEQEIANQYQVRSLPTLIVENDDGVVDRFVGVTQREDLEEALAQAGA